A window of Quercus robur chromosome 12, dhQueRobu3.1, whole genome shotgun sequence genomic DNA:
agttaaaatttttaattaaattagatttaagtttttttaatttaatttaattttttaaattttttgacatggtttttttttttaattaaaatgatgatgtggcacttaaaaaatgctaaataaatttttaatggcCACATCAACGTCACATCAGCAAGCAAGGTATTCTGTTTGCCTCGTAAGAGGTTTCTGTTAATGGGTTGACAgtagagaccaaaatagaaatgatttTCATTCTTTAGGGACTACATTAGTAGCGAAATTAATTTTGGGACCAAAATGAGAATtgacccaaaatatagggaccaaaagtgcatttttgcctattttttaataatatttaatgcATTTTtctgtctttaatttttttacaacatcttttttctttattttttctaacatatatatatatatatatatatatatgcacgtATGTATATCTATTATTCTTATGAGTATTCTTATGAGTGAAACTAATCTagagcttttattttttctaatatatatatagatgtatgTATAGATATGTACCTCATAGGACAAGCTATTATGTTGTTCCAATGTTCATGATAGAAATAACTACACAAACATTCAGAGTTTCAGACCCATAACtcataaaagcaaaaaacattCTATTATGTTCATGATGAAAACTATGTTGAGAAAGACGTTGAATGGAAACAatgattcaatagtatataaattttttttctaataaaaacgAAAGAAAACGTTAAAATTGTTTCttttaggacatatgtgtttcacttgttaagaacatatgtcattattttatgtaattggctaatcctttgacaaaatgcattttacttgtatttgggtagatttaggatgtgtttaatacttcaagaaacatgttgttcaagtctagtattaaagccaggAAGAttagaccaagaaacaagtgaagaaaagttgttcactAAAGCTGGACAAATAGCTCGACAGCTGCgaacagatagctcgacacctctcgacagctaggctatctatcgagctcttcagttgattgttatcgcaatctcgacacctctcaataGCTGGTagatcgatcgagaaagcttCTGTTTCCTCGacagctcctcgatagcttcttgataGCTGTATCTGTCGAAATTTAAAACTCGACACCTCCCGATCAATCGAGGTTACgggaattcagatttccagatctgattttcagcccaagtttttgtatttgtgtagggtttcttttctcagaaccctagacctatataaggcttattttaaaggttgTCACATGAAAGAATACAAGGAGaaaatatgcaaaaggtgaccaatgctttattctctctgaaagaagttACTGCATCTTTTACGCCTTAAggttttgtaatcaagtgcttcttgatcttcattgttgatgaagtgaagaactttgcagccaacatcttcttctagttggtgaataagtcacgtactgagattcgtgcatcaaaaagggtggcgttcatatattgaagagttcaaaggttctaaagtggtagaaggtttctgctgtgagtTTATCTACGAgaattgtagagtctagggacaaaggttttgtactagatctgaaacttctctttactatagtggattgcttttcgggaaggtttccccctaggtttttttactatgaaactagtttgtttcattggttttcctgagtcatcatatcttgttttatttatttttccgctgcatgattttgacatgatattgatgtttgtttgaattaacaagttttattaataataaatctaattaacaatttggatttaaaacttgttaattctatcaaccagggtctaaatttcccaacaatttcCTATCTCCAATTTTGctggagagaaaaaagaggtagaGAGCCACGTTagttagaataaaataagctaatgatatatttgtttaaatagtagagttttaggatatgaaaaatttacaatttaacccttattAACGCAGGGAGGGTAGGGATGGGGCGGAGTGGATCTAAAAAGTGTAAACCCATCCTCACCCCATCCCATGGTGCAGGTTTAAAATCTTGCCTCATTCctgccccaccacctttgcagGACAAGGAAAACCCACGCGGGGTGAAGCGGGGAGAGGCGGATCAAGCGAGGCGGGCCAAATTACTATCTCTAGGCCGTAACTCTCcttatcaaaggaaaaaaaaatgcattaacTCTCCCTCTCCACaccatcatcttcttcctctctcacaTAATCTTCTTGCACTCGTGCAAACAAATCGTAAGGAAGTAAGACAAAtgttgactatatatatatatatttagagaaatGTTGACTGTATATTTAGCTACTTAGGTTTGCCGTGACTTTCACTATAAAggttgtagggtcacaatttgagGCTCAAGCCCAAAACGTATAGAGTCTTGGTTCAATGagctcaatacaatgaatttgtaaagaatgggtcaaagaactaggtcctaatgagttgaacaacggttagtattgaattgcatggcgatcaaacacaaataaaggaTGCTAGTATCAATAaactttcagtccgaggaggttaAATCTGTATATAATGATCGCTCTAGAATCTCAGAATGGTTCAGATTGCTATACTCTTTTTTCTCCCTTGCTTTCGATCCccttctcatggagggtctctcacattatatagccccttTTAGGCCATTTTGATcatacacttgttgatcatctgaatccctacttgagtgcctgtcccatcagacaccccctTTCAGCAttttgtgagttgtgatagCCAAGACAGCACtattcagaggtcttctccacataaatgcggtcagaaaaatagctgcaatgcatttaatgtggtggtagcagcttttccttagatattttgtgtttccttcATTCCCATATGTTTATGAGGCACATTCCTATCGCCAAAGCCTTTTGGAGGGGCCCTCTAATTGCTAGAGTATACATTTGAGCTACATTCATCGCATCCATtgagatattcctcctcggatcatCTTCCATTTATTCCTTgcttatgagactttaactgGAGATTCCTTAACAACCATTTGCCTCTCCTCAGACTTGTTAATTGTCCCGGGTAAAGTCCAAAACCCAATATATGATCTTGGGCCCTTACCCCTACAGAGGTTATTTTGGAGTATGTCAAGCACTAGAGATTGTGGGGCCATATCATAGAGGATATTAAGGTTCAACTCCAAGGTGGTGGTCCTTGGAGTGTTTGTTGATTATACAAAGACAAATAACACTAAGAAAATACTAGCCTATTTTGCCATAAATCATGATGCTTTGCATATATTGATGTAAGAGAGCCCGTCTTTTTTAAGATCATTCAAGGACCATAGTGGGAGATGATGGTATGGCTGAGAGATAGTGTTACATTGTTAGAgcactaattttttaaattgacttTGGCCATGAGTTCTTTTTATCCTTAGAAATACTCATCCTCAACAATTTTTCTCTAAAACGATTTTGactatttctaaaattttccaatATCTCAAGACAATATTGTTAAGAAATCAATGGTAGTGACCTGAAAGTACAtactacaagaaaaaagacaCGAGAGAGGATGAGAGGAAGAAGGTGATGATGTGGAGGAAAGTGGgaattaatattgtttttttttttttttttttttcctttaataagaagagttaatacctaaattcctaatttttagaaaataataatgacatTACTATGAGTGTTTTTTCACCCTTAGatctaataataattaatgatccaaaaaaaaaaagtgtaactcTTATGAAATTACACCAgatgtaacttaaacccaactcATAATTCCAAACTGCTCttaccatatatataaaagctaatAGACATAATAATAGGGCCACTTGGCCAAATTAGTAAATCAGTTGGTTAATGACAATCAGTTGCCACGtcctaaaaaaagaaagttgcCATGTTCTGGTTTAGATTTTGTTATTGATCAAATCACCCAATTTTACTGTCGGAggcagaaaaattgaaaattgtttggaCTAATAGTGTTCATTTGCCAGTGCTGCTAGTTTCCGGTGAGATTTTTTGGGCTGGTAATGGGAGAAGTTTCTCAGTCACACTAGTCGCAAAAAATCTAGCATAAAGGATGGTGTCGTAACTACAAATTTTTCCGGAATCTTTCTGCTAGATGCAATTTCAGACAATTCTCTAAAATCTCTCATTGTGAGGTCTCACTTCAGCTTCCCCAATGAGAAAATTTTCGTTCCATTCTTGATTAAGGTTACATTGGACTTGGTGCATTAAAATCAAAGGAGAAGAAGAACAATCTCCAGTATAAATTAGATATATTACTTGAGAGCTCAGGCCAACCtgcaattttttaatgaatcgatgcaaacaaaacaacacaaagacAAATACGCAACAAGAGCAATAAAAGTAAGAACACATTCTGTAATTCAATCTAACACTAGATTACATAAAACATAATAGTCTGAATCAAGCAACCTTGAACattcaaaaagtaaaattttgacACTTGCTGCCAGTAAAAGCATCCACTAGAATATGAGCAGTATTTGGTTCAGCAAAACCTCAAAGCAGCTTCCAGCTCCTTTTCATCAGCACAATTATATCCCAACAGATAAGCTCGTGCTGCCACATATACATCACAATGAGATGATATGGAAAGAGTTTCGGAAGatcataaacatataaaagagaTGATAGAAGGGGATAAAAGAGAGAAGATTGAGATTACCAAAACGACCGGAGCCCATGAATGGCTCTGCTTCATCGGTAACACCACATTGTTGCTGTTCCTgttcctgaattttttttttttggaaataagaaGGGGAGGTTGGAGCATTAGAATCAAAAGTAAACATGCTAAGAAGTTCCCTAATGAAAAACTGCTAATCAAACAACCAGATCAGTGTGTTTGATGATGATACATGAAAGGCAAAAGATACTATTGCCATCCACAAATTGCAACTGATCATGCAGCTCAGAGAATTTACTTATTATCATTGTAAGGAACAAAATCATTTGGACACTAACACTAGAAAAAATgcatgccccccccccccccccaaaaaaaactcTTCCTATTACACACACACTCAATGGGCCTTGAACCCataacctcaccctccatcccatTGTTATGAGAGGAAGAAATGCCAGCTGAGCCATAGCACATTGGCATGCATGTTTCTGTTTTCTTTCCCTCAGGCTAGTATTAGAATGAATGGAATTGTTTTATCTGTGTGCTTGTCTCTACCAAATGTAGACCAACTGCTGTACATTTCAACTTGGCTAGGCAAGAAATGAAGCATGCTAAAGATATTCATATTCATGAGGTAACATTGTATTAATAACCCTAAAATTTTATAGGGTTGCACTAAGACCCCctgaacttttttctttttactaattTGGTACAGCAGCTTTGATACTGTATCAAATAGGGCCCTTCTGTCAATGCTCTGTCCATTTTCTAATGGGGAGAAAATGGACAGAGCACCTGCAACTAAAATTTTGGTGCTAActtgtggagagagagagagagagagagagaaccttaaATAAAACAATCTCAAAAGCCCAAATCAGATCTACTATGTAAAGTTAAACAGAAGCTcacaaaacaaaagtaaataaatgaaAGTTGTGCAAGAAAATAGTCATGGCCTTGCCTGTTTTCTACAGGCAACTACAGGCATATAACCCTCTTATtcttttccccaaaaaaaaaaaaaaagtaataataataataaaagccaTCTTATTCACATTGCCTTTGAATTACAGAATTGAATTTACATAAGAGAAACTCATAGATTAGGATGTTTGCAATGCCTAATTATTTGGATGATGTAATGTCTGCTTTagtgtaaaaaaattatgttagacCAGAACATGCCCCATTTGATATGTAGCTAGTGCTTATGTAACAAGGTGATGTGTGCATCAAACATCTTTGTTTATCATGCATTGTTTTGGAGTCTCCAACATACAATGATTTATGATTCAAACTTCTTGCATCCTTGATAAACAGGGACACAGACACATTGGTCTGTTGTTGGGGGTCATGGAATTCTCCACAAGTTTACGGAGGAATACAATTTCAAACCATGAAGGTTCaattttgatagttacaataggGGTGGGGAGATTTGAACCTTAGACGTCTCCATTGGAAACACAaggaggtgccaattgagctacaaagcTCTTGGCAAAACCATGAAGATTCAAGGGGGTGTTTGGGAGAGTAGTTTGAGTTATGttgtttgggtgtttttgatatacgtgtgagtgaaaaagtgcgtggaaatgtgtgtaatgttgtttaaaatgtgtaGTTTTGTGTTTGAGATGGCTTGCCAAACAGGTCAGTTATCCAGAAATCCTACCAGAAAAGTGAACAaatattttgagagttttaagaGGTTTCAAGGATAAGTTAATGCATGTGctgaaataaataaacaatatgTTAGGCTAGCGTGCTTCAACCTTCTTACCTTCTACCAAAAGGGTCCCACATACCACAATCCAGTTGAAGTTGAACTGTTGAGCCATACAAAGAAATTGGTGGAAAACATGGCGGACTTGATCATGAAGTTGATGATCCAGTCAAACACTATATGAATAAGAAGGCTTAATGCCCAGTTTTTGGCACTAGAAAACAGGGCATCTAGCTATTGAATTGAGCAGCATTCTTGGCCATGTGACACCCACGTGTACTTTCTGTGAGATTCACGTGTTCTCTTTGTTAGAAAATAGATGAAGAATTAACACGGACCTATTGGGCATAGTATCCAAGTTACTCTACCAAATTAGTGGGCAAAAAGTTCAAGGGGTCTTAGTGCAATAGCATAAAAGATTAGGGTGTGTTGGTGCAAAATTCAAAAAGATGGTCCAAACACAAGACATCATATCATAAATTATATTCCAGAATCAAACATGTTAGGAAATACAGCTACATAAAACTAGCTGCAAAGAATCATTGAACCTCATCCATGACAAGTATGTAATTTATGGTATCAACTATAAGAACAAGAACATTTACGGACACAAGGGAAAGAAAGGATCGGAAATTCACAAGATTATTTTACAGGAGAAAATTGAAACACAGAACCCTAGTTCTGTCCAACACAAGTAATCCTCCACCCATCTGATACAATCTTAAAATTTGATTAACAGGGGGGGCCAACTTTGTAAAGAAAAGTTTCATGGCAAGAAAAACAATTGAGATTTGAAAGTAATTGACTAAACTCAAGAATGAGGCAAAATAAGATACAGGAAATTTATACTCACATTATCTGGATCCATTTCAGCTGCTGAAAGTAGCCTATCAAAACAATGCCCAGATATTTTACAGACCAAAATCTCATCGGTGGGATCCATAACAATTTCTCTGCATGCATCATCACAGACtggaaaataaaacataaaaaaattaaccaataaGCTCCAAAGTCCATGCATTAAACATGTGCTAAATACTTGAATATATCAATACATAAAAAGGTTGATTTCCTGAAAAGTGTTCTCTACCGTGTACAAGTCCAGTCTTCTCACAAATAAATACATCTCCAATATGGTAGTAAGAACATGTTTCTCCAGAACAAGCATGGTCAGTGACCACCTTATCAGTCAGGCCCCTGCTGCTTTTCCACATAGACACTTGATCAGCCACTGTCTTATCAAGAATTATTCGGTCATCATTCACCTTCACAGATAAAACAGACATATCGAGGCGGCATGAAATAGTGTTTATTTGAGTGAATGCACATTGAATCAAAAGCTCAATTTTCCAATAGATGTTTCTCTTAAATAAGAGTCTCCAGTTCTTattcaaagaaataaaactaaataaataaaaaagagagactcCAGTTGCCCATTAAACAGACTACGTggcaaataataaataaagaacaaaacGCGAAAACGCCAATGAACTTTGGCTCAAATTGAACTTCCTCCTCCCATAAGAAAGGATGGGGAGTGAGATCCTGGGTTCAAAACCCATTGGGTGCATGTAACTAATTTACCAAaactttataaattataaaaagataaatatcAGCAAATAAATCCTACAGATACAgagaaattctcaaaaaaaatccaTAGATTTCAAGCACCATAAAAATCTACAATGTACAGTGGAGGCTGATAGGAATGGGAACCGGGTATTTTTTGTCTCTCCACATTACCCCATAGAAAAGGTGACAGGCAGTAAGTGTTACCTGTGAAGGAAGAGGTGCTTGGCTTCTCTTGGCCGCTTGCATTTGAATGTAGTACTCTTTAAACTCAGGTTGGCAATCTCTAACAAGTTCAATCATGTCCTCTTCATCGCGctgaagaaagggaaaaaaaaaaaaaaaagtaagcatCAATTAACTATAGCTCATAGCTTCAACTATATGTATGTTTggatggagaggagaggagaaTAGTGGCCAGAACTAAGAGTACCTGAATATAAAGCTGTTTCCAAGGACATTGCCGTAACTTTTTTGTAGGGGGCAACAGACCCCATCTCATACAGTACCTGCACTCATGTTGGATGAACTAGCTTAGATACACATTCAAGTATTACCTacgaaccaaaaaaaaaaaaaaaatcaaactaataTTTCCTTTAGTTCTTGATCTTCTTGTATTTGTTTCATTGTTCAAAGTGTTCAAagtgttcaccatcatgaacatgatgttcaatttttttcaataaaagtcttattacctatcaaaaaaaaacctaaacatTTCATAACATTTCTGTAAAACAACAAATTTACATATAGTAAAGAATATAGGTGAAGAAGAAAGTGTACATTGAAGCCATATAATTAAAGATTAAGGCACCCTACACACCAGTGACTTGCTATAGACGAATTACATCCAGAGCCATAAGCAACATTTAACAggagaaacaaaagaaagaaacattgGTAGTTCAAATATATACAGGAAAAAATACTGCTTACATCCCCAAAGTTCATATAGTataaagttcattttttgtccctaaactttaaaaattttcatttttttttttgttcctaactattgaaaacattatagaaaatggaaaaaaaaatcttttttcatccctaatctttaaaaaattatgtttctaaaaaaaaatataataaaaaagttctTTTTCTGTTCCTAaccataaaaaatgttatagaacttgaaaaaaaaacctcttttcatccctaaactttaaaaaattctttttttgttcataaGCATCAAAAAGGTTATAGAActtggggggaaaaaaattctttttttcatccctaaactaaaaaatttgtaCTCATACCCAATGCACAAAGCTCCAACTTTTTTTGAGGTTTGGGAGTGATGATTAGTAGACAaccttaccttttttttttttttttttttaaaaaagactGACTCTTGGACCCAAAACTTAAAGACATGTGGCTTTTGGTGGAAGGCACTCGCCATTGCAATAAGGTGCAACGTGTGACCAACTCTTTCGTGCCACCTATCCACCTAGtgtatctttatatatataatcgaaGTTAAACATGTCAGATTACCTAAGGGCGATGGATACTACAAGTTTTACTATATAGCCATTAAAATGTTATTAATCCCATTGACTGCTCTCTCAATTAATATCCATCAATTGCATTCGTTgccttgtcaattttttttctttataattcaatagttgggggtggggggatttGTTTGTAAAGGTTATGTAAATTTTAGTAATTTCCATTCTCCAATGCCAAAACATAGTGTCTTACTTTGTAGTTAGACAAGAAAGTGTAATGCTTTCAATAGTTTCGCGACAAAAAACAAACTCATGCAAacttttacaatatatatatatagcagcagaataagaaatgaagaagaaaggaaatgaAAGAATACTGACAAGCGACGCCACAAAAACTCATCAGATGCCGCATAATTCAAGAAACGGCAGACAAGTGAGCAAGCTACAAGATCCTGAACAAacccaaataaataaagcaaccaaatttatattaataatcataataaataaataaagaaatgaagatTTTGTTAATAGTAAAAACCTCGGAAGACAGGAATTTAAGGATGTGAGGAAAGAGTTCTGATGGGACTTTGCTGAAAATCCCACTCTCTATCCTCTTTGGAACAACGTTGTTTcgcttgttgttgttgttgttgtcgtcctcctcctcctccttatCTTTATCAACAAGCTTCGCTCTTTTTGCGTTTGGCTCTTCCTCTACTGTTTTCCCATCTTCCTGAAATACAAATTCCAAATGGGAATTCGAAATTTTGTTGAGAAAAGGAAATCAATTTCAAGGAAAAGGGAAAAGACAAACCTGGTCGGAGACAGAAAGAACCTCGGATTCGAGGAAGTGAGCTAAGTTCTCGTCTTCCTCGTCTAACACCActgtcgtcgtcgtcgtcgtcgtcgtcgtcatCTTCTGCTATTACAGATACAGGACGCCTTTACCCTCGTAACCAAACACCACCACCGCAAAACTCCTATtacctaaaaatgaaaaaaaatcttataataaTCAACGA
This region includes:
- the LOC126707910 gene encoding F-box protein SKIP31 isoform X5: MTTTTTTTTTVVLDEEDENLAHFLESEVLSVSDQEDGKTVEEEPNAKRAKLVDKDKEEEEDDNNNNNKRNNVVPKRIESGIFSKVPSELFPHILKFLSSEDLVACSLVCRFLNYAASDEFLWRRLYCMRWGLLPPTKKLRQCPWKQLYIQRDEEDMIELVRDCQPEFKEYYIQMQAAKRSQAPLPSQVNDDRIILDKTVADQVSMWKSSRGLTDKVVTDHACSGETCSYYHIGDVFICEKTGLVHSREHFSGNQPFYVLIYSSI
- the LOC126707910 gene encoding F-box protein SKIP31 isoform X3; amino-acid sequence: MTTTTTTTTTVVLDEEDENLAHFLESEVLSVSDQEDGKTVEEEPNAKRAKLVDKDKEEEEDDNNNNNKRNNVVPKRIESGIFSKVPSELFPHILKFLSSEDLVACSLVCRFLNYAASDEFLWRRLYCMRWGLLPPTKKLRQCPWKQLYIQRDEEDMIELVRDCQPEFKEYYIQMQAAKRSQAPLPSQVNDDRIILDKTVADQVSMWKSSRGLTDKVVTDHACSGETCSYYHIGDVFICEKTGLVHSREHFSGNQPFYVLIYSSI
- the LOC126707910 gene encoding F-box protein SKIP31 isoform X1, producing MTTTTTTTTTVVLDEEDENLAHFLESEVLSVSDQEDGKTVEEEPNAKRAKLVDKDKEEEEDDNNNNNKRNNVVPKRIESGIFSKVPSELFPHILKFLSSEDLVACSLVCRFLNYAASDEFLWRRLYCMRWGLLPPTKKLRQCPWKQLYIQRDEEDMIELVRDCQPEFKEYYIQMQAAKRSQAPLPSQVNDDRIILDKTVADQVSMWKSSRGLTDKVVTDHACSGETCSYYHIGDVFICEKTGLVHVCDDACREIVMDPTDEILVCKISGHCFDRLLSAAEMDPDNEQEQQQCGVTDEAEPFMGSGRFARAYLLGYNCADEKELEAALRFC
- the LOC126707910 gene encoding F-box protein SKIP31 isoform X2, producing MTTTTTTTTTVVLDEEDENLAHFLESEVLSVSDQEDGKTVEEEPNAKRAKLVDKDKEEEEDDNNNNNKRNNVVPKRIESGIFSKVPSELFPHILKFLSSEDLVACSLVCRFLNYAASDEFLWRRLYCMRWGLLPPTKKLRQCPWKQLYIQRDEEDMIELVRDCQPEFKEYYIQMQAAKRSQAPLPSQVNDDRIILDKTVADQVSMWKSSRGLTDKVVTDHACSGETCSYYHIGDVFICEKTGLVHVCDDACREIVMDPTDEILVCKISGHCFDRLLSAAEMDPDNEQEQQQCGVTDEAEPFMGSGRFARAYLL